In Aphis gossypii isolate Hap1 unplaced genomic scaffold, ASM2018417v2 Contig00273, whole genome shotgun sequence, a single genomic region encodes these proteins:
- the LOC126553582 gene encoding uncharacterized protein LOC126553582, whose translation MISDTFTKYVWVEALKNKTAKECTKGIIKILKKNQPKLLQTDNGTEFYNNEFQSSWNWINSIFKLVYNYNNTKHSTIKCSPHEARINPVTIKRKTLQINTSNKLKFKINDKVRISKYKHNFSKGYTPNWSTEVFTISKILNTDPLTYQLKDSSNNIILGCFYTQELKKTFFPDTFLIERIIKKNKNKLYVKWLG comes from the exons ATGATCTCTG atacatttacCAAGTATGTGTGGGTAGaagcactaaaaaataaaacagcaaAGGAGTGTAcaaaaggtataataaaaatattaaaaaaaaatcaaccaaaattattacaaacagataACGGAAcagaattttacaataatgaattTCAAA GTTCATGGAATtggataaattcaatttttaaattagtatataattataataatacaaaacattcgacaataaaatgttcaccACACGAAGCTCGGATCAACCCGGTtacaattaaaagaaaaacattacaaattaatacatcaaataaacttaaatttaaaattaatgacaaagtaagaatatctaagtataaacataatttcagTAAAGGTTATACACCAAATTGGTCAACAGAAGTGTTcactatttctaaaattttaaatacagatcCATTAACTTATCAACTAAAAGatagttcaaataatataatattaggctgtttttatacacaagaattaaaaaaaacattttttcccgACACCTTTCTCAttgaacgtattataaaaaaaaataaaaacaaattatatgttaaatggtTAGGTTAA